The sequence GGTGGTGAGCTATGCCGTTGCGGCTGCGTTGGGTGAGGTCGACTTCTCTGGCGTCGCAGCTGCCCCCTGGGTTGGCTTGCCCGTCGTGTGGGACAACACCGTGTTTGCGCTCTTTGGACCGCAGTTCGATAGCGGTCTTGCCACGACGGCCATCATCACCATCATGCCGCTGGCCTTTGCAACTATGATCGAGCATATCGGCGATATCTCCGCCATTGGCTCTACCTGCGAACGCAATTACATTGCCGATCCCGGTCTGCACCGTACCTTGCTCGGCGATGGCCTGGCGACCATCTTGGCATCGCTTTTTGGCGCCCCCGCCAATACGACGTATGGCGAGAACACCGGCGTGCTTGCCCTGACGCGCGTGTTCGACCCGCGCGTGATTCGCATTGCCGCCTGCTGCGCCATCGTGCTTTCGTTCTGCCCCAAGTTTGCTGCTGTGATCGCTGCTATGCCGGCGTGTGTAATCGGCGGCGTGTCGCTCGTGCTCTACGGCATGATCAGTGCCGTGGGCGTTCGCAACCTTATCGAGAATCAGGTTGATTTCCAGAACAACCGCAATGTGCTGGTTGCGGCTTTGGTGCTCGTGCTTTCGCTCGGCATTGCCTACAGTACCGCCGGTGCCATCGTGCTGGAGCTGGGCGGCGTGACGATTTCGCTTTCGGGCCTTGCCGTGGGCTCGCTGGTGGGCATTGTGCTCAACGCCATCCTGCCCGGTAATGACTTTGAGTTCGATACTTCCGAGCTTGAGGAGACTGCCGAATAGTAGCTGCGTTCAGCCAAATTAAAAATGGCATCCATGCGTATGTACGCGTGGACGCCATTTTTAATGCGTCAGTATCCAGTGGATGCCGCGCGCCATGCGCAGGTCAGTTTGGGCAAAGTGGTTGCCGGGGTTGAGCTCCAGCGTTGTTGGAATGTCATGCTCGATAAACAGCTCTTCCATCGCACGCGTATCGTCGAGTACGTGCCGCATCATGCGGTTGGGCGTCTTGGTTTCCTTTTTACCGAGCGACAGATAGGCGGCGTCGGGCGTGGCTGTCATCGTGCGCTCTCGCGCGTAGTCGATAAAGCCGGGGAACCACAGCGACCCCGATGCACTTGCGGCGCGGTCAAAGGTACCGGTCTGCCAGAGGGCCCAAAGCGAAAAGAGGCCCGCCAACGAGTAGCCGGCAACGCCGCGCCAGGCGGGTGGTTGCGGGAGCGATGATTCGGCCTGGGGGATTATCTGCTTCAACAACTCGTCAAGAAAACCAGCAGCCTGTCCGCCAAAGGGCTCGGCATCTCGTATAGTTCCCTCACATTCCCAGGGGCTCAACTCGCGATTCCAATCGAGTCCTCCGATGGCGACAAGGGTGAACGGCGGGCAGTCGAGCTCTCGGCAGCGCTCGTAGACTTCACTACCGTCGCCCATAACCACGGGGAGGTAGATGACGGGCGCGCCTTCTGCACACTCTGAATAAACGGTTATCTGCTTCTGATGCACTTCCAAGGCAGGCTTCTCTCGGTGTTGTGATATTGACAGCCTCAATTGTCGCACGCTGGCACGGGGGCAGACGCTAAAAGAAAGGCGCGGAGCCGCTCGATGCGATTCCGCGCCTTGTTGTTTTGCTTTAGCAGACTATGCTGTTACGCCACGAAGAAGTAGACGAGGAAGGCAAGGGCTGCGATCCACATGAGCGGCTTGATCTTGGAAGCCTCGCCCTTAAAGAGCGCGACGATCACGTAGGCGATAAAGCCCAGGCCAATGCCGGCAGAGATGGAGTAGGTGAAGGGCACGCCGGCGACAATCATGAACGCCGGGAAACCCTGCGACACGTCGGACCAGTCGATCTCGGAGGCCTCGCTCATCATGAGGTAGCCGACGTAGACCAGGGCGCCGCAGGTGGCGGCGCTGGAAACGATGGTGACGATGGGGGAGAAGAACGCAGCGAGAATGAACAGCACGCCGGTGGTGACGGAGGTGAGGCCCGTGCGGCCACCGTCGGCAGCGCCAGAGGTGGACTCGACGAAGGTGGTGATGGAGGAGACGCCCATGAAACCGCCCACAGCGGCGGCGGCGGAGTCGACGATCAGGATCTCCTTGATATTCTCGACGTTGCCGTCGTCGGTGAGGAACTCGCCCTGCTTGGCCACGGCCATCGCGGTGCCCATGGTGTCGAAGAAGTCACTCATGAGCAGCGAGAACGAGATGACGAGGAGCGTGGGGTCGGTAAGGACCTTGACGATGGCGGGCACGCCGCCGGCGTCGGCGATGGGGCCACCGATGCTCGAGAAGTCGAGCGGGGCGATGATACCGGTCGGAGCCTGGGTCACACCTAGGGGGATACCGGCGATGACGGCGACGACGATGCCGATGAGCAGCGAGCCGGGGACGTTGCGGCAGGCGAGGGCGACCGTCACCAGGATGGAGATGATGCCGACGATGAAGGTGGGGGAGGTGATGTCGCCCAGACCGACGAGTGTACCGGCGCCAGCGGTGATAATGCCGGCATCGCACAGGCCAATCATGGCGATGAACAGGCCCAGGCCCACCGAGATAGCGTGGCGCAGAACCACGGGGATGGCGTCCATGATGGCCTCGCGCAGGCCACAAAGCACGAGCAGCAAGATGACGACGCCCTCAAGGAAGATGACGCTCATGGCCACGTGCCAGTCACCGCCGCAGACGGTGGTGGCGATTCCAGCGATCATCGCGTTGACGCCTAAGCCCGACGCGCAGGCGAGCGGGCGGTTGGCGAAGATGCCCATGCAGATGGTCATGATGCCGGCGCCCAGGCAGGTGGCGCAGGCGAGCGCTCCCGCATCGATGCCAGCGCCCGAGAGCACCGCGGGGTTGACGGCGATGATGTAGGCCATCGCCAGGAATGTTGTCAGTCCAGCGCGAAGTTCGGTCCCGATTGTGGACTTGCGCTCGCTGACGTGAAATAGTTCGTCCATGCATACCCTTTCCTTGTTCGGCCCCGAGTTTAGGCCGATTGACACGAACTCACTCACTATAGCCCCTTTACGACGCTGTTGTTCCTCGCATGTTGATGTTCGGCGCTTTGTAGCAGACGGACGGTATTTTTCGCATGAAAATGAGTGGGTACCGTATACTTAAGCAGTTACAACGACCCCTATGGAGGAACGTATGATTAAAGAGCTCTGCCGCGACGAGGCTATCCTGTCTCAGCGTTGCGAGGTTGCGACTGTCGAGGACGAGTCGGTCGCTCAGGATCTGATTGATACCATCAAGTCGCTCGATGATGCCGGCTGCTTGGCCGCCAACCAGATCGGCGTCACCAAGAAGGTCTGCGTCTATCTGGACGACGCCGGCGAGCCCCATGTGCTCTACAACCCCCGTCTGGTGTTTGGCCTGGGTGCCAGCAAGATGGAGGAGAGCTGCCTGACGCACGAGGAGGTCACCAAGTCCACGCGCTACATCAAGTGCAAGGTTGCCTTTGACCAGATCGTCGACGGCAAGATGAAGGAGTGCCGCCGCGACTACGCGGGCTTTGAGGCACAGATGATCCAGCATATGATCGATCACTGTCTAGGAAAGTTGGTCTAAGGGGTCAAAGCACCGCACCTTGCCGCTCAATCGTCGCTCGCGTACCTTAAGTACGCTTTGCTCCTCTTTCGTGGCAATCTGCGGCACTTTGACCCCTTAGACGACCTGCGGGGTTAACTTGGTTGAGTTTATCCTGCTTGAATAGTCCGGGCGTGACATTGTTGTCATGTCCGGGCTTTTGTGTTTAGCGCCTTTTTGTTTGGAGACAATGAAATTAGCAAGAACGTAAAGCTAGGAGGCGCTATGTGTACGAGTATTCGATTTACCGATAATTCTGGCCACATGTATCTGGGCCGCAATCTCGACTGGAGCTTTGACTACGGCCAACAGGTTCGCGTGATGCCGCGCGGGTTTCACATTCCGTATTCGTTTATCGACGACGCGACAGCGGCGCACGCGGTGATTGGTATGTGCATCGATTACAGGAACTACCCTATGTTCTTCGATTGCGGCAACGATGCGGGCCTCGCCGTGGCGGGTCTCAATTTCCCGGGTTATGCCGAGTATGCCGAGGACCCTGTCGACGGCAAGACCAATATCGCGGCCTATGAGTTCCCCCTGTGGGTGGCAGCGACGTTCTCGACGGTCGATGAGGTCGAGGCCGCGCTGCGCGACACGGTGATTGTCGCCAAATCTGCCGGAGAGGGGCTGGGCGTGTCGCTGCTCCATTGGATTATCGGCGACAGCCAGCGCAGCATCGTGGTCGAGATGATGGCTGACGGCCTGCATGTATACGACGATCCGGTCGACACCCTTGCCAACCAGCCGACCTTCCCGTGGCACATGGAAAACCTGCGCACCTATATCACCGCCACAAGCGATTTTCCGCAGACGGCGACATGGCGTGGCGCCGAGCTCAAGCCCTATGGAGCCGGTGCCGGCATGCGCGGCATTCCGGGCGATTGCTATTCGCCGAGCCGTTTTGTAAAGGCGGCGTACCTCAATGCCAATTACCCGCAAAAGGAGAGCGAGACCGAAAACGTCGTTCGCATGTTCCGCTCGCTCGAGGGCGTGGTGATGATCGAGGGAGCGTCCAGGATGGGCGATGGCAAGTTCGAGAAGACTATCTACACCGGATGCTTTAGCGCGCGCACGGGCAATTATTACTACGCGATGTATGGGGATCCGTCGATTCGCTACGTGAGCCTGATGGATGCCGAGGGCGCGAGCCCCGATAGGCTCGTGGTTCCCGAGCCGCGCCGTTCGTAGCCGATAGCTTTACCGCAATGCAAAACGGCCCTGCATCTCCCGTGAGGTGCAGGGCCGCTTTCGTTGATTTGTGACGTCGCTAGAAGTTGGCGTCGTTGAGTTGTTCACTTTCGAGGCCGTCGAGCAGTTGCTGTTCGGGCGTATCGGCGACGCTCTCGAGCAGCTCGGTGGGATCGACGTTCATGTCCCTACCGGCCTCGTTGCCGTTGACCAAGTCGTCCGAGAAGATGTCGACTTCCATTTCCTCGGCCTCTTCGATCTGAACCTCGAGCGGCACCTGGGTGCGCACGAGCTTAACGGCCGGGCGCATGCGGGCAAACAGCGGCACGTACTCGATGATGATGGCCGAGTTCTCAAGACCGTACCAGCGTGCCGGGCTTCCGCAGGCGCGGCGGACGGCGTACTTGATGGCCATCACGCGGTGGTCATTGCGGTTGATGTCCGTTTCGGGGGCAAGCATCTTGCGCAGCATACAAAAGCGGAAGTCACCCACGTTGCCGCGTGTCTCGTAGATGGAGTAGATGTGATGTTGCGGCGGCAGCTCGCCCGATGCCATCAAGTCGCCGACGATCTGACGCAGATAAGCGTTGACGCGCTGGTTGACTTTAAAGCCCAGGTCCAGGCGAACGCGGAAGAGGAAGTCCGTGCCAAAGGTCTCGACGGAATACTCGTGCGTATAGGGTTCGTCGGTAACGTGCACGTTAATGAACCAATATGCCTTGGCGCGCTTGGGATGCTTATCCAGGATGGAATAGAGCACGTCGCGGTCGAGCGTGAGCGGGTCGGGGCTGTTGGTGAGAAATACCAGATTGTCGGCGAGCACGGGATAGGTCTCGTCGTTGCGCAGGCGGTTGAGCTGATCGATGTACTTGGAGACGGGCAACAGAATCGTCTGCGTGCGCTCGATGGCGGTGCCGCGGCGCCACACGTACATAAGGCCAAACAGCAGTGCGGCCAGGAAGATCATGACGTAGCCGCCGTCAAAGAACATGGTGAGGCACGAGGCGAAGAAGCACAGCTCAATGGCACCAAAGAGCAGGGCGAAGACGCAGGCACCCAGCCTGTGCTTGAGGATGCCGGCGATGTAGCTCGTCAAAAGCGTCGTGGTCATGAGCATGGTCACGGTAATGGCGAGGCCGTAGGCGCTCTCCATGCGCTCGGAGTTTTGGAACAGCAGCACGATGAAGATGCAGCCGACCCACATGATGTTATTGACGAGCGGAATATAGAGCTGGCCCTTGGTGTCGCTGGGGTAGTGGATGCGCAGATGCGGCATAAGGTTGAGACGCGTTGCCTCGGATACCAGCGAGAACGAGCCGGTGATGAGCGCCTGCGAGGCAATGATGGCCGCCACGGCCGAAAGCACGATGGCAAAGGGGCGCAGGGGCTCGGGGAGCATCATATAGAACGGGTTGACGATATCCATCGCGAGCATCTGGGGGTTGGAGTTATTGGCGAGTAGCCAAGCTCCCTGACCCAGATAGTTGAGGATAAGGGCCGCCTTAACAAATGGCCAGGATGCATAGATGTTTGCCTTGCCCACGTGGCCCATGTCCGAGTAGAGTGCCTCGGCACCGGTTGTCGACAGGAAGACAAAGCCGAGCACCATAATGCCCGAATGGTTGATGGGCGAGAACAGGAACATAATGCCGCGGATGGGGTTGAGCGCGCGCAAGATGGACAGGTTGCCGAGCATGTTGAACAGACCGGCGCCTGCCAGGAACAGGAACCACAGCGTCATGAGCGGGCCGAAGAGCTTGCCGATTGACGAGGTGCCGGCGCGCTGCATGGCAAATAGGCCGCAGATAATGATGATTGTGATGATGATGACGTTGGTCTGGCCGTCGCCCAGCAGCGCATGGCCCCATTCGATGGTGCGCAGACCCTCGATGGCTGTGGTGACCGTGACGGCGGGGGTGAGGATGCCGTCGGCAAGCAGTGCCGCACCGCCGATCATGGCGGGCAGAATCAGCCATGGTGCCACCTTGCGTACGAGGCTGAACAGGGCGAAGATGCCGCCTTCGTTGTGGTTGTCGGCCTTCATGGCGATTACTACGTACTTGACCGTGGTCACGAGCGTCATGGTCCAGATGACGAGCGAAAGCGCGCCCAGGATCATGTCCTCGCTGACGGTACCGATGCCGCCGTTGTTGGCGACGATTGATTTCATGGTGTACATGGGGCTCGTGCCGATGTCACCATAGACGACGCCGAGCGTTACGAGCAGCATGCCAGCGGAGAGGGGGATGGCTCCGTGCCCGCCTTGCCCGTGCTGGTCTTGGAGGTTTGCCTCCATTTTATTGTGTGCCACGAGGACTCCCTTAGACATCCGGTTATCTGTCTAGGACAAAAAACTTTATGCCGTCTTTATACATACAAGAGCAGTTTGGCACATCGGGTTATTTTAGACAATAATCCTCAGCTGGGGATTATTTATCTACGCAGGTAGTATTTCAAAGCAGGGGCTTTTAAGCACGTACTGTCTGGGCGATGCCAGCCTTGGCGTTTGCGCGTTTGCCGGCGAGTTCGCAAAAAATCGCGCCGCCGATGATAAGCGCGGCGCCCGTCAGGCGGACCGGTGTTATGGCTTCGCCCAAAAGGACGGCCGAGAACACGACGGCCGAAAGCGGCTCGAGGTAGCCGACGACCGCGACGGTCTGGACGGGCAGCTTGGCGACGGCACTAAAGTAGAGCAGGCAACCGATGCCGGTGTTGACGACGCCGAGCATGACGACGGCGCGCCAATCAATACTGGTGGCGACGCCGGCGGACAGGAATGAGGGAGCGCCCTGCGTGATGAGCGTGAGGACCAGCGCGGTCACAAAGGCGGCGCTCACCTGGAGCGTGGAGTTCTCGAGGCCTTCGATGTGTGGCGCACCCTTGCTAGCGATGACCATCAGCGCATAGCAAAATGCCGAGGCGATACCGCAGACGATACCCGCAATGGGCATATTGCCGCCTAGACCTTGCGCTGCAATGAGAAAAGCACCACAAGCAACGGCGACAAAGCCGGCGATTTTGCCGCCGGTCAGCTTTTCGCCAAAGATGAGCGGGGAGAGCGCCATGACAATGATGGGGCCGCAGTAGTACAGCAGCGAGGATACGTCGACGCCGATCGTCTGGTAGGCGCGGAACAGAAAAATCCAGCTGGCGCCCAGCGCGGCTCCCGAAAGGAGGAGGGCTGCGGCTTCGCGGAGGCGAGATGGCGCCTGCAACTTATGGCGTTGGGTGATGGCAAGGATAGTGACAAGCGAGAGGGCGCCCAAAAACGTGCGCAGTAGCACGATATCGGAGCTCGGCAACGCGATGGCAGAGGCGATGATGCCGTTGGAGCCAAACAATAGCAATGCTGCTAAGTACGTAAACAGCCCGTTGTTCATGCGCTTCCATCCCCTCTATATCCGAGCATGTTCACTATGGGTGAACTGGCTTTAGAAGAAAAGCGAATATAATGCATAGATAACATGACAAAAGCTCATGCATAGGTGGAGGGGTGCCGTGGAAACGAATGTTCAAAAGATGCAGGTGCTGCTCGAGACCGTGCGCGCCGGAAGCTTTACGCGTGCTGCCGAGCGCCTGAGCTATTCGCAGTCGGGCGTGAGCCGTATGGTGGCCGATCTTGAGGCCGATTGGGGCTTTAAGGTGCTCGACCGCAGTCGCGAGGGCGTGGCTC is a genomic window of Collinsella aerofaciens containing:
- a CDS encoding uracil-xanthine permease family protein, with the translated sequence MSQSSTPAVTDAIYDASSLGRPRMFVLGLQHMFAMFGATVLVPVLTGLSVSATLLFAGIGTLLFHFLSRGKVPAFLGSSFAFIAGYAAIAPNGEAELLPYACLGVACAGLLYPVLAALFRAFGAKRVMRFFPPVVTGPIVISIGLILASSAIANCQTNWLVAVIAVAVIIICNIWGRGMVKIVPILLGVVVSYAVAAALGEVDFSGVAAAPWVGLPVVWDNTVFALFGPQFDSGLATTAIITIMPLAFATMIEHIGDISAIGSTCERNYIADPGLHRTLLGDGLATILASLFGAPANTTYGENTGVLALTRVFDPRVIRIAACCAIVLSFCPKFAAVIAAMPACVIGGVSLVLYGMISAVGVRNLIENQVDFQNNRNVLVAALVLVLSLGIAYSTAGAIVLELGGVTISLSGLAVGSLVGIVLNAILPGNDFEFDTSELEETAE
- a CDS encoding alpha/beta hydrolase, translated to MHQKQITVYSECAEGAPVIYLPVVMGDGSEVYERCRELDCPPFTLVAIGGLDWNRELSPWECEGTIRDAEPFGGQAAGFLDELLKQIIPQAESSLPQPPAWRGVAGYSLAGLFSLWALWQTGTFDRAASASGSLWFPGFIDYARERTMTATPDAAYLSLGKKETKTPNRMMRHVLDDTRAMEELFIEHDIPTTLELNPGNHFAQTDLRMARGIHWILTH
- a CDS encoding NCS2 family permease, with the protein product MDELFHVSERKSTIGTELRAGLTTFLAMAYIIAVNPAVLSGAGIDAGALACATCLGAGIMTICMGIFANRPLACASGLGVNAMIAGIATTVCGGDWHVAMSVIFLEGVVILLLVLCGLREAIMDAIPVVLRHAISVGLGLFIAMIGLCDAGIITAGAGTLVGLGDITSPTFIVGIISILVTVALACRNVPGSLLIGIVVAVIAGIPLGVTQAPTGIIAPLDFSSIGGPIADAGGVPAIVKVLTDPTLLVISFSLLMSDFFDTMGTAMAVAKQGEFLTDDGNVENIKEILIVDSAAAAVGGFMGVSSITTFVESTSGAADGGRTGLTSVTTGVLFILAAFFSPIVTIVSSAATCGALVYVGYLMMSEASEIDWSDVSQGFPAFMIVAGVPFTYSISAGIGLGFIAYVIVALFKGEASKIKPLMWIAALAFLVYFFVA
- a CDS encoding peptide deformylase, translating into MIKELCRDEAILSQRCEVATVEDESVAQDLIDTIKSLDDAGCLAANQIGVTKKVCVYLDDAGEPHVLYNPRLVFGLGASKMEESCLTHEEVTKSTRYIKCKVAFDQIVDGKMKECRRDYAGFEAQMIQHMIDHCLGKLV
- the bsh gene encoding choloylglycine hydrolase; the encoded protein is MCTSIRFTDNSGHMYLGRNLDWSFDYGQQVRVMPRGFHIPYSFIDDATAAHAVIGMCIDYRNYPMFFDCGNDAGLAVAGLNFPGYAEYAEDPVDGKTNIAAYEFPLWVAATFSTVDEVEAALRDTVIVAKSAGEGLGVSLLHWIIGDSQRSIVVEMMADGLHVYDDPVDTLANQPTFPWHMENLRTYITATSDFPQTATWRGAELKPYGAGAGMRGIPGDCYSPSRFVKAAYLNANYPQKESETENVVRMFRSLEGVVMIEGASRMGDGKFEKTIYTGCFSARTGNYYYAMYGDPSIRYVSLMDAEGASPDRLVVPEPRRS
- a CDS encoding KUP/HAK/KT family potassium transporter, yielding MEANLQDQHGQGGHGAIPLSAGMLLVTLGVVYGDIGTSPMYTMKSIVANNGGIGTVSEDMILGALSLVIWTMTLVTTVKYVVIAMKADNHNEGGIFALFSLVRKVAPWLILPAMIGGAALLADGILTPAVTVTTAIEGLRTIEWGHALLGDGQTNVIIITIIIICGLFAMQRAGTSSIGKLFGPLMTLWFLFLAGAGLFNMLGNLSILRALNPIRGIMFLFSPINHSGIMVLGFVFLSTTGAEALYSDMGHVGKANIYASWPFVKAALILNYLGQGAWLLANNSNPQMLAMDIVNPFYMMLPEPLRPFAIVLSAVAAIIASQALITGSFSLVSEATRLNLMPHLRIHYPSDTKGQLYIPLVNNIMWVGCIFIVLLFQNSERMESAYGLAITVTMLMTTTLLTSYIAGILKHRLGACVFALLFGAIELCFFASCLTMFFDGGYVMIFLAALLFGLMYVWRRGTAIERTQTILLPVSKYIDQLNRLRNDETYPVLADNLVFLTNSPDPLTLDRDVLYSILDKHPKRAKAYWFINVHVTDEPYTHEYSVETFGTDFLFRVRLDLGFKVNQRVNAYLRQIVGDLMASGELPPQHHIYSIYETRGNVGDFRFCMLRKMLAPETDINRNDHRVMAIKYAVRRACGSPARWYGLENSAIIIEYVPLFARMRPAVKLVRTQVPLEVQIEEAEEMEVDIFSDDLVNGNEAGRDMNVDPTELLESVADTPEQQLLDGLESEQLNDANF
- a CDS encoding DMT family transporter, whose translation is MNNGLFTYLAALLLFGSNGIIASAIALPSSDIVLLRTFLGALSLVTILAITQRHKLQAPSRLREAAALLLSGAALGASWIFLFRAYQTIGVDVSSLLYYCGPIIVMALSPLIFGEKLTGGKIAGFVAVACGAFLIAAQGLGGNMPIAGIVCGIASAFCYALMVIASKGAPHIEGLENSTLQVSAAFVTALVLTLITQGAPSFLSAGVATSIDWRAVVMLGVVNTGIGCLLYFSAVAKLPVQTVAVVGYLEPLSAVVFSAVLLGEAITPVRLTGAALIIGGAIFCELAGKRANAKAGIAQTVRA